From a single Oceanobacillus kimchii X50 genomic region:
- the mmsB gene encoding multiple monosaccharide ABC transporter permease: MDIVKNLITNNIRKFGMVIALVGIIILFQILTNGILLTPLNITNIIMQNSYIIVLAIGMMLVIISGEIDLSVGSVAAFVGAIAGVLLVTLDLPVIVGIVLCLLIGALIGAWQGFWVSYVNIPSFIVTLAGMLIFRGLTLIVLDGRTIAPFPENFRSLSSSFIPNIFATETHFLTIIIGGILSLIYVLNEVRIRRANVKYNFETLSFPLFVSKIFFILIILNLFTFVLAQYAGIPYVLIILLLLIFGYTFVMNKTVIGRHIYALGGNINAAQLSGVKTKKMKFLVFVNMGVLAALSGLIFAGRLNAATPQAGNLFELDAIAAAVIGGASFTGGVGTIFGAVIGALVMGVLNNGMSLMGIGIDWQQAIKGMVLLGAVAFDVLNKNK; this comes from the coding sequence ATGGATATAGTGAAAAATTTAATTACAAATAATATTCGTAAGTTTGGAATGGTAATTGCTTTAGTCGGTATCATTATTCTATTTCAAATCTTAACGAATGGTATATTACTTACACCACTAAATATTACTAATATTATTATGCAAAATAGTTATATTATTGTATTAGCAATAGGGATGATGTTAGTGATTATTTCAGGAGAGATAGATTTATCGGTTGGTTCTGTTGCAGCTTTTGTAGGTGCGATAGCGGGAGTATTGTTAGTAACCCTTGATTTACCAGTGATTGTAGGTATTGTACTGTGCTTGCTTATCGGAGCTTTAATCGGTGCTTGGCAAGGTTTTTGGGTATCCTATGTGAATATTCCTTCCTTTATTGTAACGTTAGCTGGTATGCTTATTTTTAGGGGATTAACGCTTATTGTACTTGATGGAAGAACGATTGCTCCTTTCCCGGAAAATTTCCGATCATTAAGTTCTTCCTTTATACCGAATATATTTGCTACTGAAACGCACTTCTTAACCATTATAATAGGAGGGATATTATCTCTTATTTATGTTTTAAATGAAGTTAGAATCAGAAGAGCAAATGTAAAATATAATTTTGAGACGCTATCCTTCCCGTTATTCGTAAGTAAAATCTTTTTTATCTTAATTATTTTAAATCTATTTACCTTTGTTTTGGCACAATATGCAGGTATTCCATATGTGCTCATCATTTTATTACTTCTCATTTTTGGATATACTTTTGTCATGAATAAGACTGTCATAGGTCGTCATATTTATGCACTGGGAGGGAATATCAATGCCGCACAATTATCTGGTGTAAAAACAAAGAAGATGAAATTTCTTGTATTTGTGAATATGGGGGTACTTGCTGCATTATCAGGGTTAATCTTTGCAGGAAGATTGAACGCTGCAACGCCACAAGCAGGAAATTTATTCGAATTAGATGCCATTGCTGCCGCAGTAATCGGGGGAGCTTCGTTTACTGGAGGCGTAGGAACTATTTTCGGTGCCGTAATTGGTGCTTTAGTAATGGGGGTATTGAATAATGGCATGTCATTGATGGGGATAGGAATAGATTGGCAACAAGCTATAAAAGGTATGGTACTATTAGGCGCTGTAGCATTTGACGTGTTGAATAAGAATAAATAA
- the mmsA gene encoding multiple monosaccharide ABC transporter ATP-binding protein: MDNYILEMRGIEKTFPGVKALNNVNLKVESGEIHALIGENGAGKSTLMKVLSGVHPYGSYGGDIVFQNTKCEFKNINQSEALGIVIIHQELALIPELSIAENIFLGNERSNKGIINWNETILKTRKLLSKVGLRINPEEKIKNIGVGQQQLVEIAKALSKEVKLLILDEPTAALNEEDSENLLNLLLDFKRQGMTSIMISHKLKELLKISDSITVLRDGETIQSYKHKEQKVSQTQIIKDMVGRNLENLFPDRTYNIKDDVVFEIKNWSINHPIDVDKQILNNVNLYVKRGEIVGIAGLMGAGRTELAMSVFGKSYGRNITGQLFKDGKEVVFNNVTEAVKSGVAYVSEDRKEYGLILIDNVKNNVTLANLQELANYSVIDNQKEIIEAEKLKLQINIKTPTIEQKVFNLSGGNQQKVVLGKWMFAQPDILILDEPTRGIDVGAKFEIYKLINELAEQGKSIIMISSELPELIGMCDRIYTLCEGEITGNLSRQEADQETLMTYMTQNWGS; this comes from the coding sequence TTGGATAATTATATATTGGAAATGAGAGGTATTGAGAAAACTTTCCCAGGTGTGAAGGCGCTTAATAATGTAAATCTAAAGGTAGAGTCAGGAGAGATTCATGCATTAATTGGAGAAAATGGAGCCGGAAAGTCCACATTAATGAAGGTGCTAAGTGGTGTGCATCCATATGGAAGTTATGGAGGAGATATTGTATTTCAAAATACTAAATGTGAATTTAAAAATATTAACCAAAGCGAAGCATTAGGGATTGTTATTATACATCAAGAGCTTGCTTTAATTCCTGAGCTTTCTATTGCAGAGAATATATTTTTAGGAAATGAACGAAGTAACAAAGGAATCATTAATTGGAATGAGACTATATTAAAAACAAGGAAACTCCTATCTAAAGTTGGACTGAGAATCAATCCGGAAGAAAAAATTAAAAATATAGGAGTAGGTCAACAACAATTAGTAGAAATTGCAAAAGCGTTATCAAAGGAAGTTAAATTACTTATTTTAGACGAACCAACTGCGGCCTTAAATGAAGAAGATAGTGAGAATCTACTAAACTTACTACTAGATTTTAAAAGACAAGGTATGACTTCAATTATGATATCTCATAAATTAAAAGAGTTATTGAAAATATCGGATAGCATAACTGTTTTACGAGATGGAGAAACCATTCAATCCTATAAGCACAAGGAGCAAAAAGTTAGTCAAACACAAATTATAAAAGACATGGTAGGAAGAAACTTAGAAAATTTGTTTCCAGATCGCACTTACAACATTAAGGATGATGTTGTTTTCGAAATTAAAAATTGGTCGATCAATCACCCCATAGACGTTGATAAGCAAATTTTAAATAATGTGAACTTATATGTGAAACGAGGAGAAATTGTTGGGATCGCAGGTCTTATGGGTGCAGGGCGGACAGAATTAGCAATGAGTGTATTCGGTAAATCCTACGGAAGGAACATCACCGGTCAACTTTTCAAAGATGGAAAAGAAGTTGTTTTTAATAATGTTACTGAAGCTGTTAAAAGTGGTGTAGCTTATGTATCTGAGGACCGAAAAGAATATGGATTGATATTGATTGATAACGTGAAGAACAATGTAACGTTAGCTAATCTACAGGAGCTCGCTAATTACTCAGTAATTGATAATCAAAAGGAGATTATTGAAGCAGAAAAACTTAAATTACAAATTAATATTAAGACTCCTACAATTGAACAAAAAGTCTTCAATTTGAGTGGTGGAAATCAACAAAAAGTTGTATTAGGAAAATGGATGTTTGCTCAACCAGATATTCTTATACTTGACGAACCAACCAGAGGTATTGATGTCGGTGCAAAATTTGAAATCTATAAGTTAATTAATGAACTTGCAGAACAAGGAAAAAGCATCATCATGATTTCTTCAGAATTACCAGAGTTAATTGGCATGTGCGACCGAATATATACATTATGCGAAGGTGAAATCACAGGGAATCTATCCAGGCAAGAGGCAGATCAAGAAACCTTAATGACTTATATGACACAAAATTGGGGGTCCTAA
- the chvE gene encoding multiple monosaccharide ABC transporter substrate-binding protein yields MKRFIFLMCAFLVSVLLVGCSEDSSGASDSKTVGIAMPTKSSERWVYDGDNMKAEFEELGYEVDLQYAEDVVENQVSQIENMITKGVDILVIASIDGEAITDVLTQAENMDIPVIAYDRLIMNSDHVSYYATFDNFQVGVLQAQYIEESLGLADGEGPFNIELFAGSPDDNNAYFFWDGALSILQPYIDNGQLVVQSGQTDFEQGATLRWDGSKAQERMDNLLSANYSSEKVDVVLSPFDGISRGVISSLKAVGYGSGDKPMPIVTGQDAELASVKSIIAGEQTQTVFKDTRELAKKAVEMADSVLSDEEPEINDTETYDNGNKVVPSYLLEPISVDIDNYEQELIETEYYSEDEVSN; encoded by the coding sequence ATGAAAAGGTTTATATTTTTGATGTGTGCTTTTTTAGTTAGTGTCTTATTGGTCGGGTGTAGCGAAGATTCGAGTGGTGCAAGTGATTCAAAAACGGTTGGAATCGCAATGCCAACTAAGTCTTCGGAGAGATGGGTGTACGATGGGGACAATATGAAAGCAGAATTTGAAGAGTTAGGTTATGAAGTTGATCTTCAATATGCCGAAGACGTAGTAGAGAATCAAGTATCTCAGATTGAAAATATGATTACAAAAGGTGTAGATATTTTAGTAATCGCTTCCATTGATGGAGAAGCTATCACTGATGTATTAACACAGGCAGAAAACATGGATATCCCTGTTATTGCTTATGATCGATTAATTATGAATAGTGATCATGTTAGTTACTATGCAACATTTGATAACTTTCAAGTAGGAGTATTACAAGCTCAATATATAGAAGAATCTCTCGGTTTAGCAGATGGGGAAGGGCCGTTTAACATTGAATTATTTGCAGGTTCACCTGATGACAATAATGCATACTTTTTTTGGGATGGTGCATTGTCGATATTGCAACCGTATATAGACAATGGTCAATTAGTAGTTCAAAGTGGTCAGACAGATTTTGAACAAGGTGCTACTCTAAGATGGGATGGATCAAAGGCGCAAGAACGAATGGATAACTTATTGAGTGCTAATTATTCCAGTGAAAAAGTTGATGTAGTACTTTCGCCATTCGATGGAATTAGTAGAGGAGTTATTTCATCGTTAAAAGCAGTAGGGTATGGGAGTGGTGATAAACCAATGCCTATAGTTACTGGACAAGATGCTGAGTTAGCTTCCGTTAAATCAATCATTGCAGGAGAGCAGACACAAACTGTATTCAAAGATACCAGAGAATTGGCAAAGAAAGCAGTTGAAATGGCAGATTCTGTTTTAAGTGATGAGGAGCCTGAAATTAATGATACAGAAACTTATGATAATGGCAATAAAGTAGTTCCTTCTTATCTTCTCGAACCCATTTCTGTGGATATAGATAATTATGAACAGGAATTAATAGAGACTGAATATTATTCTGAAGATGAAGTAAGTAATTAA
- a CDS encoding queuosine precursor transporter, which produces MYIHFSAIFVGLLLLSNILSVKLFEMGSFILPSAAIVYVITYLMTDVIGEVYGKAAARKTVLAGFLTQIIAMVFIYISIQLPPAPDFHAQAEFEQILGGSFRLIFASLTSYVISQNLSVSIFHWFKHKHGKKKLWLRNNLATMSSQFIDTVLFITIAFLGIVPTNVLLGMIVSQYIWKCLVALLDTPFAYILVKWTRKYEGNSPDHVIKPS; this is translated from the coding sequence ATGTATATTCATTTTAGTGCAATCTTTGTAGGTTTGTTATTGCTATCAAATATTCTTTCAGTAAAGTTATTTGAAATGGGAAGTTTTATACTTCCAAGTGCTGCTATCGTTTATGTTATTACATACTTAATGACAGATGTTATTGGTGAGGTTTATGGTAAGGCTGCAGCAAGAAAAACGGTGCTAGCTGGGTTTCTGACACAAATAATTGCTATGGTATTTATCTACATTTCTATACAATTACCACCGGCTCCAGATTTTCATGCACAAGCCGAATTTGAACAAATCTTAGGTGGAAGCTTTCGACTTATATTTGCTAGCTTAACTTCTTATGTAATAAGTCAAAATTTAAGTGTGTCTATATTTCATTGGTTTAAACATAAGCATGGTAAGAAAAAATTATGGTTACGAAATAATTTAGCAACAATGTCAAGTCAATTCATAGACACTGTATTATTTATTACGATTGCATTTTTGGGGATAGTACCCACAAACGTACTGCTAGGTATGATCGTTTCGCAATATATTTGGAAATGTCTAGTCGCATTATTGGATACTCCATTTGCTTATATTTTGGTTAAATGGACTAGAAAATACGAGGGCAACAGTCCAGACCATGTGATAAAGCCTTCTTAA
- the queF gene encoding preQ(1) synthase: MAGRDENELQDVQLLGSQGTTYDFNYTPEVLEVFENKHPLRDYFVKFNCPEFTTLCPKTNQPDFGTIYISYIPDIKMVESKSLKLYLFSFRNHGDFHEDCINIIMNDLIDLMNPRYIEVRGKFTPRGGISIDPYCNYGRPGTKFEKMADQRLIQHDMYPENIDNR, encoded by the coding sequence ATGGCAGGTAGAGATGAAAATGAACTTCAGGATGTTCAGTTATTAGGAAGTCAAGGAACTACATATGATTTTAATTATACACCGGAAGTGTTAGAGGTTTTTGAGAACAAACATCCACTACGTGACTACTTTGTTAAATTTAATTGTCCAGAATTCACTACGTTATGTCCAAAAACAAATCAGCCTGATTTTGGAACGATTTATATTAGTTATATTCCAGATATTAAAATGGTAGAGAGTAAATCATTGAAATTGTATTTGTTTAGTTTTAGGAATCACGGGGATTTCCATGAGGACTGTATAAATATTATTATGAATGATTTGATTGATCTAATGAATCCAAGATACATAGAGGTTCGAGGGAAATTTACTCCACGTGGTGGTATTTCTATTGATCCATATTGTAATTATGGTAGACCAGGAACAAAATTTGAGAAAATGGCGGACCAACGACTTATCCAACATGATATGTATCCAGAAAATATAGATAATCGATAG
- a CDS encoding SDR family NAD(P)-dependent oxidoreductase, whose product MFKDKVVLITGGAGGIGLEVAKAYAREGAKLALVDLKNEALEKAANEIDTQEILLITANVGKEEDVQNYVDITKEKYGMIDIFINNAGINGQFNNITEQTKENFSNVFDVNVMGVFFGMKYVLQVMKEQKSGVVINTASNGGLLGAPGMSAYVASKHAVIGLNKTAALEMAEHGVRVNAVAPSGVNTEMMRSIEKNAMGDKAEEARAQFEASVPMNRYATAEEIANLMLFLSSDKASFISGSYYRIDGGQGATSV is encoded by the coding sequence ATGTTCAAAGATAAAGTTGTATTAATTACCGGAGGTGCCGGAGGGATAGGTTTAGAGGTGGCAAAAGCATATGCTCGTGAAGGAGCAAAATTGGCACTAGTAGATCTTAAAAATGAAGCATTAGAGAAGGCTGCTAATGAAATTGATACTCAAGAAATTCTATTAATTACAGCAAATGTTGGAAAAGAAGAAGATGTACAAAATTATGTGGATATAACAAAAGAAAAATATGGAATGATAGACATATTTATTAATAATGCAGGAATCAATGGTCAATTTAATAACATCACAGAACAAACAAAAGAGAATTTTAGTAATGTATTTGACGTTAATGTTATGGGTGTATTTTTTGGAATGAAGTATGTACTACAAGTAATGAAAGAACAAAAATCTGGTGTAGTTATTAACACTGCGTCTAATGGTGGATTATTAGGAGCTCCTGGTATGAGTGCATATGTTGCTTCTAAACATGCTGTAATTGGATTAAATAAAACAGCGGCACTAGAAATGGCGGAGCATGGTGTGCGCGTCAATGCGGTTGCACCTTCAGGAGTTAACACAGAAATGATGCGAAGTATTGAGAAGAATGCAATGGGTGATAAGGCAGAAGAAGCTAGAGCTCAATTCGAAGCATCTGTACCGATGAATCGTTATGCGACAGCTGAGGAGATAGCGAACCTTATGTTATTCTTATCTTCAGATAAAGCTTCATTTATTAGTGGTTCCTATTATCGAATCGATGGTGGTCAAGGGGCGACATCCGTATAA
- a CDS encoding IclR family transcriptional regulator, with product MSVKSAKRALDILDLLARYTDGLSIKNIGDKLELPQSSTFNLLKTLHNEGYVRQDGMKLYYLGEKLIPLGTSALESLNIHTVAKPYLTNLMKAVKETVFMAMLSKDELVYIAKMDADRSIRTTAQPGYKKPIYCTGLGKTFLSFMPEREKNELLNRITLKKITANTITDRTQLEDQLQLFQKQGYSVDDEENEDGLYCLAAPIFDSQRQLLAAISVAGPKDRMIKQKESTITNLKKTAQLISNGMGYV from the coding sequence ATGTCTGTAAAATCTGCCAAACGCGCATTAGACATTCTAGACTTATTAGCAAGATATACAGATGGGTTATCAATTAAAAATATTGGCGACAAGTTAGAATTGCCACAAAGTAGTACGTTTAACCTTTTAAAAACATTACATAACGAAGGATACGTTCGACAAGATGGTATGAAACTATATTATTTAGGTGAAAAGTTAATACCATTAGGAACAAGTGCTTTAGAATCATTAAATATACATACGGTAGCAAAACCTTATTTAACCAATCTTATGAAAGCGGTTAAAGAGACTGTGTTTATGGCAATGTTATCTAAAGATGAGCTAGTATATATTGCAAAAATGGATGCTGACAGATCAATACGCACGACTGCACAACCTGGATATAAAAAGCCAATATATTGTACTGGACTTGGTAAGACGTTCTTATCTTTTATGCCTGAAAGGGAAAAAAATGAATTATTAAATCGCATTACCTTAAAGAAAATCACTGCAAATACAATTACTGATAGAACTCAATTAGAAGATCAACTGCAATTGTTTCAAAAACAAGGATATAGCGTTGATGATGAAGAAAATGAAGATGGCTTGTACTGTTTAGCTGCTCCAATATTCGATAGTCAGAGACAGCTTTTAGCAGCTATAAGTGTTGCAGGACCAAAAGATAGAATGATAAAGCAAAAAGAATCTACTATTACAAATCTTAAAAAAACAGCCCAACTTATTTCTAATGGGATGGGATATGTATAA
- a CDS encoding sugar kinase, with product MDVIGIGETMISLTPNRNGLIRQTSSFEPRVAGTETNTLIGLSRLGHSTGFISRLGDDELGAMVLKELRGEGVDTTFIEFDSSHQTGLFLKEIINESDVHVYYYREHSAASQMNPNLLDESYISLASYLFITGITPAISESCKQTIFTAINMAKKNGVKIVFDPNIRKKLWSEIEARETLLDILKLSNIVLPGISEGQFLFDSNDPEEIGEKCMELGAELVVVKLGETGAYYCTSDQSDHVPSFPVKQVKDPVGAGDAFAAGLLSGLIDELSVNEAVKRACITGGYATTYVGDYEGFPDRSHFERLSSLSSSEDVSR from the coding sequence TTGGATGTTATTGGAATCGGAGAAACAATGATATCACTAACCCCAAATAGGAATGGACTTATTAGACAGACATCCTCCTTTGAACCACGTGTAGCTGGTACAGAAACCAATACATTAATCGGATTAAGTAGACTGGGCCATAGTACTGGTTTTATAAGTAGATTAGGTGACGATGAATTGGGCGCGATGGTATTAAAAGAATTACGAGGAGAAGGTGTAGATACCACTTTTATTGAATTTGATTCGAGTCATCAAACTGGATTATTTCTAAAAGAAATTATTAACGAGTCCGATGTTCATGTTTATTATTATCGCGAACATTCAGCAGCTAGCCAAATGAATCCTAATCTACTTGACGAAAGTTATATTTCTTTAGCTTCTTATCTTTTTATAACTGGAATTACTCCAGCGATTAGTGAAAGTTGTAAACAAACTATTTTTACAGCAATAAACATGGCTAAAAAAAATGGTGTAAAAATTGTCTTCGATCCAAATATTCGTAAAAAACTCTGGTCAGAAATAGAAGCGAGGGAAACATTACTCGATATATTAAAGTTGTCCAATATTGTCTTACCAGGAATTAGTGAAGGTCAATTTTTATTCGATAGTAATGACCCAGAAGAAATAGGTGAAAAATGTATGGAGTTAGGTGCAGAGTTAGTTGTTGTCAAACTCGGTGAAACAGGAGCCTATTATTGTACAAGTGATCAAAGTGATCATGTCCCTAGTTTTCCAGTAAAACAAGTGAAAGATCCTGTTGGTGCTGGAGATGCATTTGCAGCTGGTCTATTATCGGGGCTAATTGATGAATTAAGTGTTAATGAAGCAGTAAAACGCGCATGTATCACTGGTGGATATGCTACAACTTATGTAGGAGATTATGAAGGGTTTCCAGATAGGTCTCACTTTGAACGTTTGTCCAGTCTATCTTCGAGCGAAGATGTAAGTCGTTAA
- a CDS encoding bifunctional 4-hydroxy-2-oxoglutarate aldolase/2-dehydro-3-deoxy-phosphogluconate aldolase, producing the protein MDILKRVETEKLIAIIRGYNTNETIKIAKALYEGGIRLLEVTLNSDNALDTIGALHSHLEKDVLIGAGTVLDSESAVLAIKAGAKFIISPTLDVETIKATKRYGVISIPAAFTPTEILTAVEAGADIVKVFPASSLGPNYVKDIHGPLPHIKLLPTGGVNVENVNEFIKKGAIGVGLGSSLVPNTIKVTDEFLDQVTNNAKQFTIKNENVINWS; encoded by the coding sequence ATGGATATTTTAAAACGAGTCGAAACAGAAAAGCTAATTGCTATTATACGTGGTTACAATACTAATGAAACTATTAAAATAGCAAAAGCTCTATATGAAGGTGGAATTAGATTACTCGAAGTTACTCTTAATAGTGATAATGCTTTAGATACAATAGGTGCATTACATTCACACTTAGAAAAGGATGTTCTTATCGGTGCAGGAACCGTACTTGACTCCGAATCGGCTGTGTTAGCAATAAAAGCTGGAGCAAAATTTATAATATCTCCAACATTGGATGTAGAAACAATTAAAGCGACTAAAAGATATGGCGTGATTAGCATACCCGCTGCTTTTACTCCTACTGAAATATTAACCGCCGTAGAGGCAGGAGCAGATATTGTTAAAGTTTTTCCAGCATCCTCATTAGGACCAAATTATGTTAAAGATATTCATGGTCCTTTACCACATATAAAATTACTTCCTACAGGAGGTGTAAATGTCGAAAATGTAAACGAATTCATTAAAAAAGGTGCGATTGGAGTAGGATTAGGCAGTTCCTTAGTACCTAATACGATAAAAGTCACAGATGAATTCTTAGATCAAGTAACAAACAATGCAAAGCAATTTACAATCAAAAATGAAAACGTTATAAATTGGAGTTGA
- the dgoD gene encoding galactonate dehydratase, translating to MKITDYKIYQVPPRWLFLKIETDEGIVGWGEPVIEGRASTVKAAVIELMENLIGKDPQRIEDHWNLMYRSGFYRGGPILMSAIAGIDQALWDIKGKFFNAPIHQLLGGACRDSIKVYSWIGGDRPSDVGAAAKEVVDRGFQAIKMNGTEELQYIDSHQKIDAVIERIAAVRESVGPYIGIGIDFHGRVHKPMAKILAKELEQFRPMFIEEPVLPENNEALRDIANHVTTPIATGERMFSRWDFKKLLSDGYVDIIQPDLSHAGGITEAKKIFSMAEAYDVAVAPHCPLGPIALAACLQVDASSHNAFIQEQSLGIHYNVGNDLLDYIVDKDVFTYENGYVTIPDGPGLGIEVNEEYVIEKANDTENWRNPIWRHKDGSIAEW from the coding sequence ATGAAAATAACAGATTATAAAATATATCAGGTACCACCTCGATGGTTGTTTTTAAAAATAGAAACAGATGAAGGAATTGTAGGTTGGGGAGAACCAGTTATTGAAGGTAGAGCATCTACAGTGAAAGCGGCAGTTATAGAACTTATGGAAAATTTGATTGGCAAAGATCCTCAAAGAATTGAAGATCATTGGAATCTAATGTACCGCTCCGGTTTTTATCGAGGCGGCCCAATTTTAATGAGTGCTATTGCTGGAATTGACCAGGCATTATGGGATATTAAAGGAAAATTCTTCAATGCACCTATCCACCAGTTACTAGGTGGAGCCTGTAGAGATTCAATAAAAGTATATTCTTGGATTGGGGGAGACAGACCTTCAGATGTTGGAGCAGCTGCTAAAGAAGTAGTAGATAGAGGTTTCCAAGCAATAAAAATGAACGGGACAGAAGAACTACAATATATTGACTCCCATCAAAAGATTGATGCAGTTATAGAAAGGATTGCTGCTGTCAGAGAATCGGTTGGTCCTTATATTGGAATTGGGATTGATTTTCACGGACGTGTCCATAAGCCGATGGCAAAAATTTTAGCAAAAGAATTAGAGCAATTTAGACCAATGTTTATCGAGGAACCCGTACTTCCAGAAAATAATGAAGCATTGAGAGATATTGCTAATCATGTAACTACTCCAATTGCAACAGGTGAGAGAATGTTCTCTCGCTGGGATTTCAAAAAGCTTTTATCAGATGGATATGTAGACATAATTCAACCAGATCTATCTCATGCAGGTGGAATTACAGAAGCGAAAAAAATCTTTTCAATGGCAGAAGCTTATGACGTTGCAGTAGCTCCACATTGTCCATTAGGGCCAATTGCTCTTGCAGCATGCTTACAAGTCGACGCTTCCTCGCATAATGCGTTTATTCAAGAGCAAAGTCTAGGAATACATTATAACGTAGGAAACGATTTATTAGACTATATTGTTGATAAAGATGTTTTCACTTACGAAAATGGCTATGTCACCATCCCAGATGGACCTGGATTAGGTATTGAAGTAAATGAAGAATATGTTATAGAGAAAGCAAATGATACAGAGAACTGGCGTAATCCAATTTGGAGACACAAAGACGGCTCAATTGCAGAATGGTAG
- a CDS encoding GntP family permease translates to MSNTTMLILVTILGIALLLFLVMRSKLQAFVALLISSIFIGVLSGMDLNDLIATMEEGMGGTLGFIAVVVGLGAMFGEMLRVSGGAERLALTLVNKFGDGKVQWALGLTGFIVAIPVFLDVALVILIPIVYSLAQKTKKSLLYFGIPLLAGLAVTHSFIPPTPGPISVASIINADLGWVILFGAIAGLPAMIIAGPIFGKYISKKIHLEVPKYIVDKEYLENEVEKTNRELPSFKTVCLLILIPLFLILINTVFGLILEEGTFVHSFLTFIGHPFIALTISTLLTFYILGTKRGYTKEEVQNIATKSLEPAGIIILITGAGGVFKQTLIDSGVGDVLGNMLATSNLPLVLAAFIISTFVRIAQGSATVAMITAAGLMSPIINLMEVSEPMLGLIVISIASGATVFSHVNDSGFWLVNRFFGMTEKQTLQTWTVMETIIGFVGFAVVFAISFFV, encoded by the coding sequence ATGTCAAATACTACTATGTTGATTTTGGTTACGATACTAGGTATAGCCCTGTTACTGTTCTTGGTTATGCGGTCAAAGCTCCAAGCTTTTGTTGCATTACTTATTTCTAGTATCTTTATAGGTGTTTTATCGGGAATGGACTTAAATGATCTTATAGCTACCATGGAAGAAGGCATGGGAGGAACCTTAGGTTTCATTGCAGTTGTAGTTGGTCTAGGAGCTATGTTCGGTGAAATGCTTCGAGTTTCTGGAGGAGCAGAACGTTTAGCATTAACTTTAGTTAATAAATTTGGTGATGGAAAAGTTCAATGGGCACTTGGTTTAACAGGGTTTATTGTAGCAATTCCAGTTTTTCTTGATGTTGCTCTGGTAATCTTAATACCAATTGTGTACAGTTTAGCTCAAAAAACTAAAAAATCATTATTATATTTTGGTATACCTTTACTTGCAGGGCTAGCCGTTACTCATAGTTTCATACCACCTACTCCTGGACCAATATCGGTCGCTTCTATAATAAACGCCGATTTAGGATGGGTAATTTTATTTGGTGCTATAGCAGGTTTGCCAGCGATGATTATAGCAGGACCAATATTTGGTAAATATATTTCTAAAAAAATTCATTTAGAAGTTCCCAAGTATATTGTAGATAAAGAATATCTTGAAAATGAGGTAGAAAAAACAAACCGAGAATTACCAAGTTTTAAAACTGTATGTCTATTAATATTAATTCCACTCTTTTTAATACTAATTAACACTGTATTTGGGTTAATATTAGAAGAAGGAACGTTTGTACATTCATTCCTTACATTTATCGGACATCCATTTATCGCGTTAACTATATCTACCCTATTAACCTTCTATATTTTGGGTACAAAAAGAGGATACACTAAAGAAGAAGTACAAAATATTGCTACGAAATCATTAGAACCTGCAGGTATTATTATACTTATTACTGGTGCAGGTGGAGTTTTTAAACAAACTTTAATTGATAGTGGTGTAGGTGACGTATTAGGTAATATGTTAGCGACATCAAACCTTCCATTAGTATTAGCAGCGTTTATTATTTCAACATTTGTACGGATTGCCCAAGGTTCAGCTACAGTTGCAATGATTACTGCTGCTGGGTTAATGTCACCGATTATTAATTTGATGGAAGTCTCTGAACCTATGTTAGGGTTAATTGTAATATCCATAGCGAGTGGTGCTACAGTGTTCTCACATGTGAATGATTCTGGATTCTGGTTAGTTAACAGATTTTTCGGGATGACAGAAAAGCAAACACTACAAACATGGACAGTAATGGAAACTATCATTGGTTTTGTTGGATTTGCAGTTGTATTTGCAATCAGCTTCTTTGTCTAG